Proteins encoded within one genomic window of Lysinibacillus louembei:
- a CDS encoding acetamidase/formamidase family protein has product MTNEQPLEQEQGEAIKAVETIFVNEFTNGVLDPNKPMLGPLRDGGTIIANTAPGCWGPMLTPEIRGGHEVTKPVYIEGAEVGDALVIKIKSIQVTSIATASGTDEALSDRFIGDPFIKVKCPGCGKLHPQTKVQGIGKQAIRCAICDTETAPFAITNGYTMAFHHNEKLGVTVGKEGARKIALEANSYMRIPENSKQNPVVSLAPADLVGVLARMRPFLGQLGTVPSKAMPDSHNAGDFGVALIGAPHEFIVTAEELAEHKTDGHMDINRVRQGATIICPVKVDGGGVYVGDMHAMQGDGEIAGHTTDVSGIVQLQVSVLKKVAIDGPIILPNEDDLPYTAKPFTKEEKRLARELAEEYGLKQLEEAFPISVVGTGADLNIATENAVQRAAALFDLSVEEMKNRITLTGGVEVGRLPGVVTATCQVPKSLLKQAKIFKPVKQQYD; this is encoded by the coding sequence ATGACGAATGAACAACCACTCGAACAAGAGCAAGGCGAAGCAATTAAAGCGGTAGAAACGATTTTTGTGAATGAGTTTACGAATGGTGTATTAGATCCAAATAAGCCGATGCTTGGTCCGTTACGAGATGGCGGTACAATCATTGCAAACACAGCGCCAGGCTGCTGGGGACCAATGCTAACACCTGAAATACGAGGCGGACATGAAGTAACAAAACCAGTATACATAGAGGGTGCTGAAGTTGGGGATGCACTTGTCATTAAAATTAAATCAATTCAAGTAACATCCATTGCGACTGCATCAGGTACAGATGAAGCATTGTCCGATCGTTTTATCGGTGACCCGTTTATCAAAGTAAAATGCCCAGGCTGTGGTAAATTGCATCCACAAACAAAGGTGCAAGGGATTGGAAAGCAGGCAATTCGCTGTGCTATTTGTGATACAGAAACCGCTCCTTTTGCCATTACAAACGGTTATACGATGGCATTTCATCATAATGAGAAACTAGGTGTGACGGTTGGTAAGGAGGGGGCACGTAAAATTGCCCTTGAAGCGAACAGCTATATGCGCATACCTGAAAATTCAAAGCAAAACCCTGTTGTTAGCCTTGCTCCTGCTGATTTAGTTGGTGTGCTAGCGAGAATGCGCCCGTTTTTAGGGCAGCTAGGTACAGTACCTTCAAAGGCAATGCCAGATTCACATAATGCAGGAGACTTTGGTGTAGCGTTAATTGGTGCACCGCATGAATTTATTGTAACGGCAGAGGAGTTAGCAGAGCATAAAACAGATGGGCATATGGATATTAATCGGGTACGTCAAGGAGCTACTATAATTTGCCCAGTAAAGGTAGATGGGGGTGGCGTTTATGTTGGCGATATGCATGCAATGCAGGGCGATGGTGAAATTGCAGGGCATACGACAGATGTGTCAGGCATTGTTCAGCTACAAGTAAGCGTGTTAAAGAAAGTAGCGATTGATGGACCTATCATTTTGCCGAACGAGGATGACTTGCCATATACAGCGAAGCCATTTACAAAAGAAGAAAAGCGCTTAGCACGGGAGCTAGCTGAGGAATATGGCTTAAAGCAACTAGAAGAAGCGTTTCCGATTTCCGTTGTTGGCACTGGAGCTGATTTAAATATCGCGACAGAAAATGCAGTCCAACGTGCGGCAGCTTTATTCGATTTATCTGTTGAGGAAATGAAAAACCGCATTACGTTAACGGGTGGAGTTGAGGTTGGTCGTTTACCAGGCGTTGTGACGGCTACCTGCCAAGTGCCAAAATCACTTTTAAAGCAGGCAAAAATATTTAAACCAGTAAAACAGCAATATGATTAG
- a CDS encoding response regulator transcription factor: protein MEQPCILIIDDEADLRNLLITTLQKEGFSNIVSAGSVAEGWDMFQQHAPNIALVDIMLPDGEGYDLCKKVREVSHIPILFLSAKSDEIDKLLGLAIGGDDYITKPFSPKEVAYRVKAQLRRAGYHTQPEALTTQVGPFSINEDATEVYKAGTALDLTAKEVGLMACFLRNPNRILSKETLFQQVWGEDFFGADNTLMVHIRRLREKVEDNPSNPIYITTVKGLGYRFVAK, encoded by the coding sequence ATGGAACAGCCATGCATTTTAATTATAGATGATGAGGCAGACTTACGAAATTTACTAATAACTACTCTACAAAAGGAGGGCTTTTCAAACATTGTCAGCGCAGGCTCTGTTGCAGAAGGCTGGGACATGTTTCAGCAGCATGCTCCAAATATCGCATTAGTCGACATCATGCTACCTGATGGAGAGGGCTATGATTTATGTAAAAAAGTACGCGAAGTATCTCATATACCCATTTTATTTTTATCAGCAAAATCAGATGAAATTGATAAATTGCTCGGGCTTGCTATTGGTGGCGATGATTATATTACAAAGCCATTTAGTCCAAAGGAGGTTGCTTATCGCGTAAAAGCGCAGCTACGTCGCGCTGGCTATCACACACAGCCTGAAGCACTCACTACACAGGTTGGTCCGTTTTCGATTAATGAGGATGCAACAGAGGTATATAAGGCGGGCACAGCACTCGATTTAACAGCAAAGGAAGTTGGCTTAATGGCGTGCTTTTTGCGCAATCCAAATCGCATTTTAAGCAAGGAAACATTGTTTCAGCAAGTATGGGGAGAGGATTTTTTCGGTGCAGATAATACATTGATGGTGCATATTCGTCGTCTACGTGAAAAGGTTGAGGACAATCCTTCTAACCCTATTTATATTACAACAGTTAAAGGCTTAGGCTATCGCTTCGTAGCGAAATAA
- a CDS encoding sensor histidine kinase, protein MRWKLTGRFLMAILCTVFCVILVNAIIALVFYAYYSSGEEHPASATDFTRTLARYITEVDGEPVISDKGIAALEERNAWLQFLDDNGNVIGNALAPATAPVHYTPVELVHAYKYRDENQVSTFVAEHNDIMYLVGIQDRNLSKIVITSNTSSITQFTAQLALIMIIVDLLIAIIIGFIFSSFLTKPIYRMIERIRMLKNRNFAVDSKHSRGLYRSIFHNLDDVAESLKLQEEERRKLEQMRNEWVSNVSHDMKTPLAAIQGYAELLQSNISTSEQTEYAEIIEKKSVYMRELLDDFTLTMRLRQQEMPLQLVDTNIVSFVRELVIDVLNDATFGERNITFNASIDKLTKCIDTHLMKRALLNFIYNALVHNEEEVILKVSVEEVGGTAVIHIRDNGKGITKADLPQVFERYYRGTNTENIKGTGLGMAIARDVIQAHGGEVELMSELGIGTSVIIQL, encoded by the coding sequence ATGAGATGGAAGCTAACAGGCCGCTTTTTAATGGCCATACTTTGCACAGTGTTTTGTGTTATTTTAGTAAATGCCATCATTGCACTTGTGTTCTATGCGTACTATAGCTCTGGTGAGGAGCATCCTGCCTCTGCAACTGATTTCACGCGCACACTTGCACGTTATATTACAGAGGTAGATGGAGAGCCCGTTATTTCAGATAAAGGGATTGCTGCATTGGAAGAACGCAATGCATGGCTACAATTTTTAGATGACAATGGTAATGTTATTGGCAATGCACTTGCACCCGCCACCGCGCCTGTGCATTACACACCAGTGGAATTAGTCCATGCTTATAAATACCGCGATGAAAATCAGGTTTCTACATTTGTGGCAGAACACAATGACATCATGTATTTAGTCGGTATTCAAGACCGCAATCTATCGAAAATTGTTATCACTTCCAACACAAGCTCAATCACGCAATTTACTGCACAGCTTGCGCTTATTATGATTATCGTCGATTTACTTATTGCCATCATTATCGGCTTTATTTTCAGCTCCTTTTTAACGAAGCCGATTTACCGAATGATAGAGCGCATTCGCATGCTGAAAAACCGCAACTTTGCAGTTGACTCAAAGCATAGCAGAGGGCTTTATCGTTCCATTTTCCACAATTTAGATGACGTCGCTGAAAGCTTAAAATTGCAGGAGGAGGAGCGACGCAAGCTGGAGCAAATGCGCAACGAATGGGTTAGCAATGTTTCTCATGATATGAAAACACCACTTGCTGCCATTCAAGGCTATGCGGAGCTACTGCAAAGCAATATTTCTACATCAGAACAGACAGAATATGCGGAAATTATTGAGAAAAAGTCCGTTTATATGCGAGAATTGCTCGATGATTTCACATTAACAATGCGTCTGCGCCAACAGGAAATGCCTTTACAGCTTGTTGACACAAATATTGTTTCATTTGTACGTGAGCTTGTTATCGATGTGCTAAATGATGCGACATTTGGCGAGCGCAACATTACATTCAATGCATCAATCGACAAGCTAACAAAATGTATTGATACGCATTTAATGAAACGGGCATTGCTCAATTTTATTTATAACGCACTCGTGCATAATGAAGAAGAGGTTATTCTGAAGGTTTCTGTGGAGGAAGTAGGCGGAACCGCCGTTATTCACATTCGGGATAATGGTAAAGGTATTACAAAGGCAGACTTACCGCAAGTATTCGAACGCTATTATCGAGGAACGAACACAGAAAATATTAAAGGGACTGGACTTGGTATGGCGATTGCCCGTGATGTCATTCAAGCACACGGTGGTGAGGTAGAATTAATGAGCGAGCTTGGCATTGGAACAAGCGTTATCATTCAGCTGTAA
- a CDS encoding IS1182 family transposase, with product MFKDYNMNQLVLPLDVEIKLQEHDIAFSIHQLVESIPTEAFAPFLQQTGCPAYHPRMMLKLILCGYTQSAFSGRRIEDLTKDSLRMMWLAQGYQPSYRTINRFRVHPLTKELLRQCFVQFRCQLVKEDLIAQEAIFIDGTKIEATANKFTFVWKRSIEKYEASLVEKSNQLYEELLQQQIIPAIEQEVETQLSITELKQVAEKLEEVVADYTERIEQSEKAQERKQLRSERKTPKQQWKQVNEWITRKQKYERDFAIFGKRNSYAKTDPDATFMRMKDDYMQNGQLKAGYNLQIATEGQYTLAYGIYANPTDTKTLIPFLDEIERRYFQLPQHIVADAGYGSEPNYEDVRNNRKCEPVIPYTHYRKEQSKKYQQDPFRTSNWMYDEELDTYICPYQQKVTFRYESTQEDKEGFQRTFRIYECEDCTGCPFREKCTKAQEGKSRKIKVNENWEQQKAYVRTKLSEAKAGTLYRQRKVDVEPVFGCLKANLGFTRFSVRGQSKVENEIGFALMAVNLRKYRWKRKSSSSSSFHTSKNRNHLMRFRFFVWTRTIYVPASLFVTAE from the coding sequence ATGTTTAAAGATTATAACATGAATCAATTAGTTTTACCGCTGGATGTTGAAATAAAATTACAAGAACACGATATCGCCTTCTCTATTCATCAATTAGTGGAAAGTATCCCCACAGAAGCTTTCGCTCCTTTTCTGCAACAAACCGGCTGTCCAGCCTATCACCCACGTATGATGCTCAAGCTCATTTTATGTGGCTATACCCAATCAGCGTTCTCTGGTCGCCGAATTGAAGACCTGACGAAAGATAGCCTTCGTATGATGTGGCTTGCGCAAGGCTATCAACCAAGTTACCGTACCATCAATCGTTTCCGTGTTCACCCATTGACAAAGGAATTGCTTCGTCAATGTTTCGTGCAATTCCGTTGTCAACTGGTGAAGGAGGACCTGATTGCGCAAGAAGCCATTTTTATTGACGGCACGAAAATCGAAGCAACTGCGAACAAATTCACCTTTGTGTGGAAACGTTCGATTGAAAAATATGAAGCGAGTTTGGTGGAAAAATCAAACCAGCTGTATGAGGAATTACTGCAACAACAAATTATACCAGCCATCGAACAAGAAGTGGAAACGCAGCTGTCCATCACTGAATTAAAGCAGGTGGCAGAAAAATTAGAAGAAGTCGTAGCCGACTATACAGAAAGAATCGAGCAATCCGAAAAGGCACAAGAGCGAAAGCAGCTACGAAGTGAACGAAAAACACCGAAACAACAATGGAAGCAAGTAAACGAGTGGATCACCCGCAAACAGAAATATGAACGAGATTTTGCGATTTTCGGCAAACGGAATAGCTATGCCAAAACAGACCCTGATGCAACTTTTATGCGCATGAAGGATGACTACATGCAAAATGGCCAATTAAAAGCGGGCTACAATTTACAAATTGCGACAGAGGGACAGTACACATTGGCTTATGGCATTTATGCGAATCCAACGGATACGAAAACGTTGATTCCCTTCTTGGATGAAATCGAGAGACGCTATTTTCAATTGCCACAACATATCGTAGCCGATGCCGGCTATGGTAGTGAGCCAAACTATGAAGATGTACGAAACAACCGAAAGTGTGAACCTGTGATTCCCTATACGCATTATCGAAAAGAGCAAAGCAAAAAATACCAACAAGACCCCTTCCGAACAAGTAACTGGATGTATGATGAAGAGTTGGATACCTATATCTGTCCATACCAGCAAAAAGTAACGTTCCGCTATGAGTCAACACAAGAAGACAAAGAAGGATTCCAACGAACGTTTCGTATCTATGAATGCGAAGACTGTACCGGTTGTCCATTTCGAGAGAAATGTACGAAAGCCCAAGAAGGCAAGTCACGGAAAATCAAGGTAAATGAAAACTGGGAACAACAAAAAGCATATGTACGTACAAAGCTTTCAGAAGCCAAAGCAGGAACTCTCTACCGTCAACGAAAAGTAGATGTAGAACCAGTTTTTGGCTGTCTGAAGGCTAATTTAGGTTTTACTCGCTTTTCGGTTCGTGGTCAATCGAAGGTGGAAAACGAAATCGGCTTCGCTTTGATGGCCGTGAATCTACGAAAGTATAGGTGGAAGAGGAAATCTTCTTCCAGTTCTTCCTTTCACACATCAAAAAATCGAAATCACCTGATGCGATTTCGATTTTTTGTATGGACTAGAACTATTTATGTCCCAGCCTCTTTATTTGTTACAGCTGAATGA
- a CDS encoding YxeA family protein produces the protein MKKVFIGLTALVVLVIAALVIVATVDFNRLGKDSVYVQITEDGEIEKFTTSNGEVMAMYWYKQPAYKENGEAVDVQFSAGKNLRHDAYLKLYVKKGNEVTSYDEVSYEELPDKVKEQLVAQN, from the coding sequence ATGAAAAAAGTATTTATTGGACTAACAGCGCTAGTTGTTTTAGTTATTGCGGCACTTGTTATTGTAGCAACAGTCGATTTTAATCGTTTAGGAAAAGACTCTGTATATGTACAAATTACAGAGGATGGGGAGATAGAAAAATTCACGACATCAAATGGTGAAGTAATGGCGATGTATTGGTATAAGCAGCCTGCTTATAAGGAAAATGGTGAGGCAGTTGATGTACAGTTTTCGGCAGGTAAAAATTTGCGCCATGATGCGTATTTGAAGCTTTATGTGAAGAAAGGTAATGAAGTGACATCATACGATGAAGTGTCGTATGAGGAATTGCCTGACAAGGTGAAGGAGCAGTTAGTAGCTCAAAACTAA
- a CDS encoding ABC transporter permease, whose translation MTLFDLALKNMRRNMKNYALYFGAVLFSIVIYFTFVTLKYSDDISALADSSMKVQGIMSASSVVLLIFVALFIIYANSFFIKKRKKEVGLYSLLGVRKKQIGFLLFFENIVLGILSLVIGIVLGFLLSKGLLTILVRLMGLDAVASFTLSGAAVLNTTIVFMVVFLFTSLQGYRVIYQFKLIELFHAEKKGENLPRAKWAATVAGIVFLVFGYWLALQDLMTSKMWAMLGISTPIIIVLSTVTGTYLLFHSALVFVLTKLKNNERWAWRGLNLLSVSQILYRIRANSKTLTTIAVLSATTITAGGAVYGMYYNAGTQTHHYLPNTFMWKGEVADIPSQDILYNETIYAKQTELNSDERIYNYTFIDNDTYNMLAKLQQREQLAVQSGEAIMLDPYYDERFSTDYTGQQFTVGGVTIKVKDFRVESVLNANVIAQVVVVSTEDYQALDIEANAYQVVAMDNEKKQIAASNKLQQQLGDETYLSSFPATYKASIESLGSLLFVGSFLGLVFLVATGSIIYFKIMTEAEEDRGKYEILHKIGVGHKEMKKTVRVQIGFIFTAPLIMGIMHSAFALSAFSGLMSANITVPVIIWMAVYVGIYSVIGCLAHTQFSHNLQWGHRK comes from the coding sequence ATGACGTTATTTGATTTAGCATTGAAAAATATGCGTCGTAATATGAAGAACTATGCGCTGTATTTCGGTGCTGTGCTGTTTAGCATCGTCATTTATTTCACGTTCGTGACATTGAAATATAGCGATGATATTAGCGCATTAGCAGATTCTTCAATGAAGGTGCAGGGCATTATGAGTGCTTCCTCTGTCGTGCTATTAATTTTCGTAGCACTGTTTATTATTTATGCCAATTCATTTTTTATTAAAAAGCGTAAAAAGGAAGTCGGGCTGTATTCGCTTCTAGGTGTACGTAAAAAGCAAATTGGCTTTTTATTATTTTTCGAAAATATCGTGCTTGGTATTTTATCACTTGTTATCGGAATTGTGCTTGGCTTTCTATTATCAAAGGGCTTGTTGACAATATTGGTACGTTTGATGGGGCTTGATGCAGTAGCGAGCTTCACACTATCAGGTGCAGCCGTGCTCAATACGACAATTGTTTTTATGGTTGTCTTCTTATTTACATCATTGCAAGGCTACCGTGTAATTTATCAATTTAAACTGATTGAATTGTTCCATGCGGAGAAAAAAGGGGAAAACTTACCTAGAGCGAAATGGGCGGCAACAGTTGCAGGGATTGTCTTCCTAGTATTCGGTTACTGGTTAGCACTTCAAGATTTAATGACATCAAAAATGTGGGCGATGCTCGGTATATCAACACCAATTATTATTGTTTTATCAACTGTTACAGGTACTTATTTATTATTTCATAGCGCCTTAGTATTTGTACTAACAAAGCTAAAAAACAATGAGCGCTGGGCATGGCGTGGGCTCAATTTATTAAGCGTTTCACAAATTTTATACCGCATTCGTGCCAATTCAAAAACATTGACAACAATCGCTGTGTTAAGTGCGACGACAATTACTGCTGGTGGGGCAGTATATGGGATGTATTATAATGCAGGAACACAAACGCATCATTATTTGCCAAACACATTTATGTGGAAAGGTGAGGTAGCTGACATTCCATCACAGGATATTTTGTACAATGAAACGATTTATGCAAAGCAAACGGAGCTAAACAGTGATGAGCGCATTTACAATTACACATTTATTGATAATGACACGTATAACATGCTTGCAAAGTTACAACAACGTGAGCAGTTAGCTGTGCAAAGCGGTGAGGCAATAATGCTAGATCCCTATTATGATGAACGCTTTTCAACGGATTACACTGGACAACAATTCACTGTTGGAGGCGTAACGATAAAGGTGAAAGATTTTCGAGTAGAAAGCGTTTTGAATGCCAATGTCATTGCGCAAGTCGTCGTTGTTTCAACAGAAGATTATCAGGCATTAGACATTGAAGCAAATGCTTACCAGGTAGTTGCGATGGACAATGAAAAAAAGCAAATTGCAGCCTCTAACAAGCTACAACAGCAGCTAGGGGATGAGACGTATTTATCAAGCTTTCCAGCAACCTATAAAGCATCAATTGAAAGCTTAGGCTCGTTATTATTTGTTGGTAGCTTTTTAGGCTTAGTTTTCTTAGTAGCAACGGGTAGTATTATTTACTTCAAAATTATGACGGAAGCTGAAGAGGACCGTGGCAAATATGAAATTTTGCATAAAATTGGTGTAGGTCATAAAGAAATGAAAAAAACGGTACGTGTACAAATTGGCTTTATTTTTACAGCACCGTTAATCATGGGCATTATGCATAGTGCCTTTGCACTTAGTGCGTTTTCGGGCTTGATGAGTGCAAACATTACAGTGCCTGTCATCATATGGATGGCGGTTTATGTAGGGATTTATTCAGTGATTGGGTGCCTGGCACACACACAATTCTCACACAATTTACAATGGGGGCATAGAAAATGA
- a CDS encoding ABC transporter ATP-binding protein translates to MKPVLQVDNITKAYGKGNNLYKALNGVSFEVHHGEFVGVMGPSGAGKSTLLNVIATIDSVTTGSVVIDDANIATMKDEQLADFRRDHLGFIFQDYNLLDSLTVRENIVLPLAIAKRPAAEINERVQKIAKLFSIEDLLNKYPYQISGGQKQRTASSRALVTEPKLLFADEPTGALDSKSATDLLESLSDLNAKQQSTILMVTHDAYAASFCQRILFIQDGQLSKEIFRGEQTRKQFFQMILQELTVMGGDVNDVI, encoded by the coding sequence ATGAAACCAGTTTTACAAGTTGACAATATTACAAAGGCATATGGTAAAGGGAACAATTTATATAAAGCATTAAACGGGGTAAGCTTTGAGGTGCATCACGGTGAATTTGTTGGTGTGATGGGCCCTTCAGGTGCAGGAAAGTCGACATTACTTAATGTAATCGCAACGATTGATAGTGTAACGACAGGCTCGGTTGTTATTGATGATGCGAATATTGCAACGATGAAAGATGAACAGCTCGCAGACTTTAGACGCGATCATTTAGGTTTTATTTTTCAAGATTATAATTTGCTTGATTCGTTAACAGTGCGTGAAAATATTGTACTACCACTGGCAATTGCCAAAAGACCTGCGGCAGAAATTAATGAGCGAGTTCAAAAAATCGCAAAGCTTTTTAGTATAGAAGATTTGCTTAATAAATATCCGTACCAAATTTCAGGAGGACAAAAGCAGCGCACAGCTTCATCAAGAGCGCTTGTTACAGAGCCAAAGCTATTGTTTGCAGATGAGCCAACAGGGGCATTGGATTCGAAGTCAGCGACGGATTTATTAGAAAGCTTGAGTGATTTGAACGCCAAGCAGCAATCAACAATTTTAATGGTAACACATGATGCCTATGCGGCGAGCTTCTGTCAGCGCATTTTATTTATTCAGGATGGACAGTTATCGAAGGAAATTTTCCGAGGCGAACAGACGCGTAAGCAATTTTTCCAAATGATTTTACAGGAGCTTACGGTGATGGGCGGTGACGTAAATGACGTTATTTGA
- a CDS encoding FAD-dependent oxidoreductase: MKYVIIGGDAAGMSAAMEILRNVEEAEITALERGEIYSYGQCGLPYVIDGRISSPENLIARSALEFRKRGIDARIRHEVQEIDFEAQVVKGQYQDEPFTVPYDKLLIATGASPTMPDWDGTHLENIHTVKTIPQMHELLESLQNVHHVTVLGAGYIALEVVEAMRERNLAVRLIHRGKQLMSLLDEQLAEHVLAEAQKQGVEVLLNEQVTGFTGIKQVEAVVTEQGSYPTDLVIVATGIKPNTAFADQLKQWDNGAIIVDEHMQTSLPNVYAAGDCVAHFHYVKGEYDYVALGTTANKQGRVAGLNMAGKATSFKGVAGTAILKFFDIGIGMTGVTSKDADKLGLAYDVYTHKANHIAGYYPDAQPIYLRMVVQKDTQKLLGLQAVGAGVDKRIDVFATALAAEMTLPDLLDIDLSYSPPFNGVWDPLLQIAKRYS, translated from the coding sequence ATGAAGTATGTCATTATTGGTGGAGATGCTGCTGGTATGAGTGCGGCAATGGAAATTTTACGCAATGTAGAGGAGGCAGAAATTACAGCACTTGAACGTGGGGAGATTTACTCATATGGGCAATGTGGGCTACCGTATGTAATTGATGGGCGCATTTCCTCTCCGGAAAATTTAATTGCACGTTCTGCGCTAGAGTTTCGCAAAAGAGGTATTGATGCACGTATTCGACATGAGGTGCAGGAGATTGACTTTGAGGCACAGGTTGTGAAAGGGCAATATCAAGATGAGCCCTTTACTGTGCCATATGATAAATTATTAATCGCTACAGGTGCCAGTCCGACGATGCCTGATTGGGATGGCACACATTTGGAAAATATCCATACGGTAAAAACGATTCCACAAATGCATGAATTGCTAGAAAGCCTGCAAAATGTACATCATGTTACGGTATTAGGGGCAGGCTATATTGCGCTTGAAGTGGTAGAGGCGATGAGAGAACGCAATTTGGCAGTGCGTCTAATTCATCGTGGTAAACAGCTTATGTCACTGCTTGATGAACAGCTAGCTGAGCATGTGTTAGCTGAGGCACAGAAGCAAGGTGTGGAAGTGTTATTGAATGAACAGGTGACAGGTTTTACAGGAATAAAGCAGGTGGAGGCTGTTGTAACGGAGCAAGGTAGCTATCCAACAGACCTTGTCATTGTCGCAACAGGAATTAAACCAAATACGGCTTTTGCAGACCAGCTAAAACAATGGGATAATGGTGCCATTATTGTCGATGAGCATATGCAAACATCGCTACCAAATGTTTATGCAGCAGGGGATTGCGTAGCGCATTTCCATTATGTAAAAGGCGAATATGACTATGTTGCGCTAGGCACAACTGCGAATAAACAAGGACGTGTAGCAGGGCTTAATATGGCTGGCAAGGCAACAAGCTTTAAAGGAGTGGCAGGCACTGCGATTTTGAAGTTTTTCGACATAGGGATTGGCATGACGGGTGTTACATCAAAGGATGCAGACAAGCTTGGGCTTGCGTACGATGTTTATACACATAAAGCGAATCATATTGCAGGCTATTATCCTGATGCACAGCCGATTTATTTGCGCATGGTTGTACAAAAAGATACGCAAAAATTACTTGGCTTACAGGCGGTTGGCGCAGGTGTTGATAAGCGCATCGATGTTTTTGCGACGGCACTAGCGGCAGAGATGACCTTGCCCGATTTATTAGATATTGATTTATCCTATTCGCCACCGTTTAATGGTGTATGGGATCCATTGCTTCAGATTGCCAAGCGTTATAGTTAG
- a CDS encoding DUF418 domain-containing protein: MSSSVTPKERIQSLDIIRGFALFGILFINIAGYQVLVEGGPVPDFTGINKTIDSIINVFIEKKFFSIFSFLFGVGFYIFASRAEARGDKPRWRFARRLLALFLIGAVHVVIFWGSILVFYAVIGFLLLPFYKASLKTIRNWLIGIIAVHLVATALPLFVPATDSFVTSLFSNDSMLVFIMFLSGFYVSKAGWIQSVKEVKQLKTLFIVLLPFAVGSMLWIWFASMGNNKQLMDIITLGTLPITYCYLILAFWIFSHPTAIKLFQPVAKVGRMALTNYIAQSFIALAIMSVMGIEVVNSKDVVVIAPMVFAIQIVFSVIYFKFFNIGPLEKLWRWMTGKPKQKVPGTQTI; the protein is encoded by the coding sequence ATGAGTTCATCTGTTACACCGAAAGAAAGAATTCAATCCCTCGATATTATTCGAGGTTTTGCTTTGTTTGGTATTTTATTTATTAATATTGCAGGCTACCAAGTATTAGTTGAAGGTGGGCCGGTGCCTGATTTTACAGGTATCAATAAAACGATTGATTCAATCATAAATGTTTTTATAGAAAAAAAATTCTTTTCAATTTTCTCGTTTTTATTTGGGGTAGGCTTTTATATTTTTGCATCACGTGCTGAGGCCCGTGGAGATAAGCCAAGATGGCGTTTTGCTAGACGTTTATTGGCACTGTTTTTAATTGGCGCTGTGCATGTTGTTATTTTCTGGGGCTCAATTTTAGTCTTTTATGCAGTGATAGGCTTTTTATTGCTGCCATTTTATAAAGCAAGCTTGAAGACGATTCGCAATTGGTTAATAGGAATTATCGCTGTTCACTTGGTCGCAACGGCATTACCGCTGTTTGTTCCTGCAACTGATTCATTTGTTACAAGCCTTTTTAGCAATGATTCAATGCTTGTATTTATTATGTTTTTATCTGGCTTTTATGTGTCCAAGGCAGGGTGGATTCAAAGTGTAAAAGAAGTAAAGCAATTAAAAACGTTATTTATTGTGCTGTTACCATTTGCAGTAGGGAGTATGCTATGGATTTGGTTTGCATCAATGGGCAATAACAAACAATTAATGGACATCATAACGCTAGGTACATTACCCATTACGTATTGCTATTTAATTTTGGCATTTTGGATTTTCTCTCACCCAACAGCAATCAAGCTATTTCAGCCTGTTGCAAAGGTTGGGCGCATGGCATTAACAAACTATATTGCACAAAGCTTTATTGCTTTAGCAATTATGTCGGTAATGGGAATTGAAGTAGTGAATTCAAAGGATGTCGTAGTGATTGCGCCAATGGTCTTTGCTATTCAGATTGTATTTAGCGTAATTTATTTTAAGTTCTTTAATATTGGGCCGTTGGAGAAATTGTGGCGTTGGATGACAGGGAAACCAAAACAAAAAGTGCCAGGCACACAAACAATTTAG
- a CDS encoding DUF6509 family protein has translation MNITQFSIEEIKDPTNIIEGKRYEFLLDVEIDEEDELYSEAGIEVRVLIGYHNDEVRVLNYFIIDKAENEYLDFALEDEEEAMIVAFCKEQLTTEE, from the coding sequence TTGAATATTACACAATTTTCAATTGAAGAAATTAAAGACCCAACAAATATTATCGAAGGCAAGCGCTATGAATTTTTATTAGATGTAGAAATTGACGAGGAGGATGAGCTATATTCGGAAGCAGGCATCGAGGTGCGCGTATTAATTGGTTATCATAATGATGAGGTACGCGTGCTGAATTACTTCATTATTGATAAGGCGGAAAATGAATACTTAGATTTTGCTTTAGAGGATGAAGAGGAAGCGATGATTGTAGCGTTTTGCAAGGAGCAATTGACAACAGAAGAGTAA